The following coding sequences are from one Dermacentor silvarum isolate Dsil-2018 chromosome 4, BIME_Dsil_1.4, whole genome shotgun sequence window:
- the LOC119450279 gene encoding LIM and calponin homology domains-containing protein 1 encodes MAGSYRYSAALDKTYMEQRWVPPSTPATQPVRTVPIIRTAPAPSASDPLRFIKVKQPPLGKQAREQLQAYESSVRNHVRSKLDEQEEQWQTNLDEWKSRRRKASERAFQRVQDAKELFPDEGRKEPEPEPEPTLTTSTELLSEYSTREEFIPTNTAVRSVATARPAQKGPKPPVPPKPMTELRRKEFPPNGDEAGEQDSSRQSAPADATLSVSGRKLCSHCNQPLGHGAAMVIESLQLLYHLACFRCCVCQAPLGNGLCGTDVRVRNTKLHCTDCYSNDEAGVKLSRV; translated from the exons ATGGCAGGCAGCTACCGTTACTCGGCTGCATTGGACAAGACGTACATGGAGCAGCGTTGGGTGCCACCTAGCACCCCGGCCACCCAGCCTGTGCGCACTGTGCCCATCATTCGGACTGCGCCTGCGCCCAGCGCCTCTGACCCACTTCGCTTCATCAAGGTTAAACAGCCGCCCCTGGGCAAGCAGGCTCGTGAGCAGCTTCAGGCCTACGAGAGCAGCGTGCGCAACCACGTGCGCTCCAAGCTTGACGAGCAGGAGGAACAGTGGCAGACG AACCTCGACGAGTGGAAGAGCAGACGGAGGAAGGCATCTGAGAGGGCCTTCCAGAGAGTGCAGGACGCCAAGGAGCTTTTCCCTGACGAAGGGCGGAAGGAACCGGAACCAGAGCCGGAACCAACGCTGACCACCAGCACAGAGCTGTTGTCTGAGTACAGCACGCGGGAGGAGTTCATACCTACCAACACCGCAGTCCGCTCAGTCGCCACTGCTCGTCCGGCTCAAAAAGGCCCCAAACCGCCCGTGCCTCCAAAGCCAATGACGGAGCTAAGAAGAAAAGAGTTCCCGCCCAATGGTGACGAGGCAGGCGAGCAAGACTCCAGCAGACAGAGTGCTCCGGCTGATGCTACATTATCAGTCAGCGGCCGCAAACTTTGCTCACACTGCAACCAGCCTCTAG GTCATGGTGCTGCCATGGTCATAGAAAGTCTTCAGCTGCTGTACCACCTTGCCTGTTTTCGGTGCTGTGTATGCCAGGCACCATTGGGTAACGGCCTGTGTGGCACTGACGTCCGCGTCCGCAACACAAAGCTTCACTGCACGGACTGCTACAGCAATGACGAGG CGGGAGTGAAGCTGAGCAGGGTCTGA